One window from the genome of Rufibacter tibetensis encodes:
- a CDS encoding DUF3467 domain-containing protein, which translates to MASAEQQGQINIELTEEIAEGEYANLAMIAHSHSEFVIDFIRLMPGIPKAKVKSRVVITPEHAKRFLAALEENILKYEQSFGAIKQTPEAPSFPLNFGGTIGEA; encoded by the coding sequence ATGGCTTCTGCTGAACAACAAGGACAAATCAACATTGAGTTGACAGAGGAAATAGCCGAGGGCGAGTACGCAAACCTTGCCATGATCGCACATTCCCACAGTGAATTCGTGATTGATTTTATCCGCCTGATGCCAGGTATTCCAAAGGCAAAAGTAAAGTCAAGAGTGGTGATTACTCCAGAGCATGCCAAACGTTTCTTGGCTGCTTTGGAGGAAAACATCCTAAAGTATGAGCAAAGTTTTGGGGCCATAAAGCAGACGCCGGAGGCCCCAAGCTTTCCGCTCAATTTTGGGGGAACAATTGGCGAAGCATAA
- the rpsL gene encoding 30S ribosomal protein S12 produces MPTIQQLVRKGREALTSKSKSPALDSCPQRRGVCTRVYTTTPKKPNSAMRKVARVRLTNGKEVNAYIPGEGHNLQEHSIVLIRGGRVKDLPGVRYHIIRGALDTAGVNGRLQSRSKYGAKRPKPGQPAAAAGKGGKKK; encoded by the coding sequence ATGCCTACTATACAACAATTAGTAAGAAAGGGAAGAGAAGCGCTAACATCAAAGTCTAAGTCTCCAGCTCTTGACTCATGCCCGCAAAGACGTGGCGTGTGCACACGCGTTTACACAACCACACCTAAAAAGCCAAACTCAGCAATGAGAAAAGTGGCTCGTGTGCGTTTGACAAACGGCAAAGAAGTCAATGCCTATATCCCGGGTGAAGGTCACAACCTGCAAGAGCACTCTATTGTGCTAATCAGAGGTGGTCGTGTGAAAGACTTACCAGGTGTAAGATATCACATTATCCGTGGTGCGTTAGACACTGCCGGTGTAAATGGTCGTCTACAGTCCCGTTCTAAATACGGAGCAAAACGTCCTAAGCCAGGTCAACCAGCAGCAGCTGCAGGTAAAGGCGGTAAGAAAAAATAA
- the rpsG gene encoding 30S ribosomal protein S7: MRKAKPKKRILLPDPKYKETLVTRFVNYLMVDGKKSVAYKIFYDACDLVERRTKENGLDTWKKALNNIMPGVEVKSRRVGGATFQVPTEVRPDRKISLGIKWMISYARKRGEKTMMDKLAGEIIAAAKGEGAAVKKKDDTHRMAEANKAFSHFRF; this comes from the coding sequence ATGAGAAAAGCGAAACCAAAGAAGAGAATTCTTCTTCCTGATCCAAAATACAAAGAAACTCTGGTTACCCGTTTTGTTAACTACCTGATGGTAGACGGTAAAAAGAGTGTGGCATACAAGATTTTCTACGATGCTTGCGATTTAGTTGAAAGAAGAACTAAAGAAAACGGGTTAGATACCTGGAAAAAAGCATTGAACAACATTATGCCAGGTGTAGAGGTGAAAAGCCGCCGTGTAGGTGGTGCTACTTTCCAGGTACCAACTGAGGTGCGCCCGGATAGAAAGATTTCTCTTGGTATCAAATGGATGATTTCTTACGCTCGCAAGAGAGGTGAGAAAACAATGATGGATAAATTGGCTGGTGAAATTATCGCCGCCGCCAAAGGAGAAGGTGCTGCTGTGAAGAAGAAAGATGATACTCACAGAATGGCAGAAGCCAACAAGGCATTCTCACATTTCAGATTCTAA
- the fusA gene encoding elongation factor G, protein MARDLKFTRNIGIAAHIDAGKTTTTERILYYAGVSHKIGEVHDGAATMDWMEQEQERGITITSAATTVGWEYRGDKYHINIIDTPGHVDFTVEVNRSLRVLDGLVFLFSAVDGVEPQSETNWRLADNYKVARIGFVNKMDRSGADFLAVCKQVKEMLGSNAVALQLPIGAEDDFKGVVDLVNFRGIEWNEHDKGMTFREVPIPDDMLEEATEYREKLLEAVADYDESLMEKYFDDPETITEDEIMNALRKATIDMAIVPMLCGSSFKNKGVQTMLDYVMALIPSPLDKDHIVGTNPDTGEEVTRKPSESEPFAGLAFKIATDPYVGRLCFVRAYSGVLESGSYVYNTRSNNKERISRIFQMHANKQNQIERLAAGDIGAVVGFKDIKTGDTLCDQNAKIVLESMDFPEPVIGYAIEPKTQADSDKMGMAIAKLIEEDPTLQVNTDEETGQTILRGMGELHLEIIIDRMKREFKVELNQGAPQVAYKETITKQIEHREVYKKQSGGRGKFADIVFTMGPREDGKTGLEFENAIVGGVIPREFIPPVQKGFEEAMKNGILAGFPVDSMKVRLFHGSFHDVDSDALSFELAARAGFKEAGKQCAPKLLEPIMAVDVVTPDEYTGPVTGDLNRRRGIMKGMDTKGTSTVVKADVPLSELFGYVTDLRTITSGRATASLTFSHYEQVPQNLADGIIAKIKGTSK, encoded by the coding sequence ATGGCTAGGGATTTAAAATTCACAAGAAACATAGGTATTGCCGCGCACATTGATGCCGGTAAAACTACAACCACAGAGCGTATTCTTTACTATGCTGGTGTAAGCCACAAAATAGGAGAGGTACACGATGGGGCTGCCACCATGGACTGGATGGAGCAGGAGCAGGAAAGAGGTATTACCATTACTTCTGCTGCAACCACTGTAGGCTGGGAATACAGAGGTGATAAATACCACATCAACATTATTGATACACCAGGTCACGTTGACTTTACCGTTGAGGTAAACCGTTCCTTACGTGTATTAGATGGTTTAGTATTCTTGTTTAGCGCAGTTGATGGTGTTGAGCCACAGTCTGAGACTAACTGGAGGCTTGCTGATAACTACAAAGTAGCACGTATCGGTTTCGTTAACAAAATGGACCGTTCTGGCGCTGACTTCCTTGCTGTTTGTAAGCAAGTGAAAGAAATGCTGGGCAGCAACGCTGTTGCGCTTCAGTTACCAATTGGTGCTGAAGATGACTTCAAAGGAGTTGTTGACTTAGTAAACTTCAGAGGTATTGAATGGAATGAGCACGATAAAGGGATGACCTTTAGAGAAGTTCCAATTCCTGACGATATGTTGGAAGAGGCAACTGAATATCGCGAGAAGTTATTGGAAGCAGTAGCTGATTATGATGAGTCTTTGATGGAAAAATACTTCGATGATCCTGAAACGATCACTGAAGATGAAATCATGAACGCTCTTCGTAAAGCAACTATTGACATGGCTATTGTGCCAATGCTTTGCGGTTCTTCTTTCAAAAATAAAGGTGTACAAACAATGCTTGACTATGTGATGGCATTGATTCCTTCACCTCTAGATAAGGATCACATTGTTGGTACTAACCCTGATACAGGCGAAGAGGTGACACGTAAGCCTAGCGAAAGCGAGCCATTTGCAGGCCTTGCTTTTAAAATTGCTACTGACCCTTATGTAGGCCGTCTTTGCTTTGTGCGCGCCTATTCAGGAGTACTGGAGTCTGGTTCGTACGTGTACAATACTCGTTCAAACAACAAAGAGCGTATCTCCCGTATTTTCCAGATGCACGCTAACAAGCAGAACCAAATAGAGAGATTGGCAGCTGGTGACATTGGAGCGGTAGTAGGCTTTAAAGACATCAAAACTGGTGATACCCTTTGCGACCAGAACGCTAAAATTGTACTGGAATCAATGGACTTCCCAGAGCCGGTAATTGGATACGCTATTGAGCCTAAAACTCAGGCTGACTCTGATAAAATGGGTATGGCAATTGCCAAACTTATTGAAGAAGATCCAACCTTGCAGGTGAATACAGATGAAGAGACAGGCCAAACCATCTTAAGAGGTATGGGCGAGCTTCACCTGGAAATCATCATCGACCGGATGAAGCGTGAGTTCAAGGTAGAATTGAACCAAGGTGCGCCTCAGGTTGCTTACAAAGAAACTATCACGAAGCAAATTGAGCATCGTGAGGTTTACAAGAAGCAGTCAGGTGGTCGTGGTAAGTTCGCGGATATTGTATTCACGATGGGCCCGCGTGAAGATGGAAAAACTGGTCTCGAGTTTGAGAACGCCATTGTTGGTGGTGTGATCCCAAGAGAATTCATCCCTCCAGTTCAAAAAGGATTTGAAGAAGCAATGAAAAATGGTATTCTTGCTGGTTTCCCAGTAGATTCCATGAAAGTACGCTTATTCCACGGTTCTTTCCACGATGTTGACTCTGATGCATTATCATTTGAATTAGCGGCTCGTGCAGGTTTCAAAGAAGCAGGTAAGCAGTGTGCTCCTAAACTTCTTGAGCCAATCATGGCAGTAGACGTGGTAACTCCAGATGAGTACACAGGTCCGGTTACTGGTGACTTGAACAGAAGAAGAGGTATCATGAAAGGTATGGATACCAAAGGTACTTCTACTGTGGTAAAAGCTGATGTTCCATTATCTGAGCTATTTGGTTACGTGACAGACTTACGTACCATTACTTCAGGAAGAGCAACTGCTTCTCTTACTTTCTCTCACTACGAGCAAGTACCGCAGAACTTGGCAGATGGGATCATCGCAAAAATTAAAGGGACTTCGAAATAG
- the rpsJ gene encoding 30S ribosomal protein S10 produces MNQKIRIKLKSYDHNLVDKSSEKIVKAVKATGAIVSGPIPLPTEKDIFTVLRSPHVNKKAREQFQLCTYKRLVDIYSTSSKTVDALMKLELPSGVDVEIKV; encoded by the coding sequence ATGAATCAAAAGATCAGAATCAAACTGAAATCTTACGATCACAATCTGGTTGATAAATCATCAGAGAAAATCGTGAAAGCGGTAAAAGCAACTGGTGCGATCGTGAGTGGTCCCATTCCTTTGCCTACTGAAAAAGATATCTTCACTGTTTTGCGTTCACCACACGTGAACAAAAAAGCAAGAGAGCAATTCCAACTTTGTACTTACAAAAGACTAGTAGATATCTACTCTACTTCTTCTAAAACAGTAGATGCGTTGATGAAGCTTGAACTACCAAGCGGCGTTGATGTAGAAATCAAAGTTTGA